One part of the Mya arenaria isolate MELC-2E11 chromosome 3, ASM2691426v1 genome encodes these proteins:
- the LOC128227005 gene encoding uncharacterized protein LOC128227005, translating to MKALLYLTWIWVQTQLLCFSLATGAQCPNGIQWQPDNMPKRDDLCCNTWKCNKENQDLTVKSEEFNNCCTCYSFTSWEDGEVNLGIEYISVSGKSLVIDENKFDENSMYMIEHQYGEMTEIPSNFCDWDPDSRLQGIFSAYILKIQYYWLRIVKLDLRGNKIRQIVDLNCIRHLDSIDLSYNRISKLTNSSINQLSFLRKIDLSHNEIQTMEPYFLSQSTQSIFFADISNNQLPVLDVSNMISLVPFCSIDYTSNVIEHLVNELDFTLDPEKHYGPGFVHLNENAIQQFPDFADLLNLESLQQLGQLISFGFDLREIDLVCDCNFEPFLDLTIAIKKTLWRDYMNITCKSPENLKGKTAIDVHASLLNCTFKREDNCPRNCKCVDQPYTNTVYIDCSDLALREMPENLPNSTFSAYIHLNLSNNYITELKDTNYLHKLTVLDLSANHLKDFSNGMANKLENVTIIISDNPYLLKIPQQFQHRNICRTEMENVYINCGCEMVWIEEWLKAKSCVGEKLFNCHVPKHVQVFARDFSADLLDCGPNVFFFHMILTFIAVIIGVLSLAAALVYKFWYEIYILWKRLKQKNIDKHHPEFNYDVAITFNEEDDQLRKWVMNVLVSGLAKIGYKVFLPFRDVPFGNERDGEIIKTFCETRAFLLILSESYLHESEDNDAGRSWTENEWKYAWHQFKSDHRKNIVLLNYDYISSLDVSHRQIAAFLRVGCVVQFGNHGNNLISEVISKIGPHCGYLPAKSLGNKKPVLDRAMLPPDPRKNQRNHLSSSIGSFSSLKLVPIENVDSKKEPKNGNHLDLLFNVQGQERNEKPKFVRECCKHKLQQVNNLDK from the exons AT GAAGGCACTCCTGTATCTTACATGGATATGGGTACAGACacaattgttgtgtttttccCTAGCAACAGGAGCCCAGTGCCCAAACGGTATACAATGGCAACCAGATAACATGCCGAAGAGAGACGACCTCTGTTGCAACACATGGAAATGTAATAAGGAAAATCAAGACTTGACTGTTAAAAGCGAGGAATTCAACAACTGCTGCACATGTTACTCTTTCACCTCTTGGGAGGATGGAGAAGTGAATCTTGGCATTGAATACATCTCAGTCAGTGGAAAATCTCTTGTTATCGAcgaaaataaatttgatgaaaatagtATGTACATGATCGAGCACCAATATGGGGAAATGACAGAAATACCAAGTAATTTTTGTGACTGGGATCCAGATTCAAGGCTTCAAGGAATTTTTAGCGCTTACATCTTGAAAATACAATACTACTGGCTGAGAATTGTAAAATTGGATTTGCGAGGAAACAAAATCAGACAAATAGTAGACTTAAACTGCATAAGACACCTCGATTCTATAGACTTATCATATAACAGAATATCAAAGCTTACAAATAGTTCAATAAACCAACTGTCCTTTCTTCGAAAAATTGATTTGTCACATAATGAAATCCAAACGATGGAACCTTATTTTTTATCTCAATCAAcacaaagcattttttttgcagACATTAGTAACAATCAACTTCCGGTCCTAGATGTGTCAAACATGATATCCCTTGTTCCATTCTGTTCAATTGATTACACCTCGAATGTTATTGAACACCTCGTAAATGAACTTGACTTCACTTTGGACCCAGAAAAACATTATGGCCCTGGCTTTGTACACCTAAATGAAAATGCCATTCAACAGTTTCCTGACTTTGCTGATCTTCTGAATCTGGAAAGCTTGCAACAGCTTGGACAGCTTATATCATTTGGATTTGATCTTCGAGAAATAGATCTAGTATGTGATTGCAACTTTGAGCCATTTCTGGACTTAACTATAGCTATTAAAAAAACGCTTTGGCGTGATTATATGAATATCACATGCAAAAGCCCAGAAAACTTAAAGGGTAAGACGGCAATAGATGTTCACGCTTCATTACTCAATTGCACATTTAAAAGGGAAGACAACTGTCCGAGAAATTGTAAATGTGTTGACCAGCCATATACAAACACAGTCTATATCGATTGTTCGGATTTAGCACTTCGTGAAATGCCCGAAAATCTACCAAACTCAACCTTCTCAGCTTATATTCATCTAAATCTTTCGAATAATTACATCACTGAACTAAAAGACACCAACTACTTACACAAGCTTACAGTTCTAGACCTGTCAGCTAATCATCTCAAGGACTTCAGCAATGGAATGGCTAACAAGCTGGAAAACGTGACAATCATAATATCTGACAATCCATATCTGCTAAAAATTCCGCAACAGTTTCAACACAGAAACATTTGTAGAACGGAAATGGAGAATGTGTACATCAATTGTGGTTGTGAAATGGTATGGATTGAAGAATGGCTTAAAGCTAAGTCATGTGTTGGTGAAAAACTGTTTAACTGTCATGTACCCAAGCATGTTCAAGTTTTTGCTCGAGACTTTTCCGCTGATTTACTTGACTGTGGACCAAACGTTTTCTTTTTCCACATGATTTTGACCTTCATAGCCGTTATTATTGGGGTACTTAGCCTAGCAGCTGCTTTGGTTTACAAGTTCTGGTACGAGATCTACATTTTGTGGAAAAGATTGAAACAGAAGAACATTGACAAGCACCATCCAGAATTTAATTACGATGTAGCAATCACCTTCAATGAAGAAGATGATCAGCTAAGAAAATGGGTCATGAATGTGTTGGTCAGTGGGTTGGCGAAAATCGGGTACAAAGTATTTCTTCCATTTCGCGACGTACCATTTGGCAATGAGAGGGATggggaaataataaaaacattttgtgaaaCCCGAGCTTTCTTGCTTATTCTTTCAGAAAGTTATTTGCACGAGTCCGAAGACAATGACGCAGGCAGATCTTGGACGGAAAACGAATGGAAATATGCTTGGCATCAGTTTAAATCTGATCACAGGAAAAACATTGTGCTCTTGAACTATGACTATATATCATCATTGGATGTCAGCCATCGGCAAATTGCGGCTTTCTTAAGGGTTGGATGCGTAGTTCAGTTTGGTAATCACGGAAATAACTTAATTTCTGAAGTAATATCAAAAATTGGTCCACATTGTGGCTACCTTCCTGCTAAATCCCTGGGAAACAAGAAACCAGTTTTAGACAGAGCAATGCTTCCACCAGACCCAAGAAAGAATCAGAGAAATCATTTGTCCAGCAGCATCGGCTCATTTTCATCCTTGAAACTAGTGCCTATCGAAAATGTTGACAGTAAAAAAGAACCCAAGAATGGTAACCATCTTGATCTTCTATTTAATGTTCAAGGACAGGAAAGAAATGAAAAGCCTAAATTTGTTAGAgaatgttgcaaacataaattacaacaagtgAACAATTTAGATAAGTAA